The stretch of DNA CCTGCCTCTCCACAGCTCTCCATGCATTTACTGATTACCTTCATTAACCACAATGGACGCGTCCCCTTGAGTGTCCGCTTTGTCACCTCCCCAGCCTTAGGgttcaaaggaggaaaaaaaaaaaaaagaaagaaaatgtgacaggGAACATTTTCAGgatttcagaaaatatttcaaaagtaaaTATCTGGACTGTTAGCTTACTTGGAAGAGATTTGAAACATTGCATGGTATGATAATTAACCAGAAGTGAGAATATTTTTTGAGCTAGACTATCTATATGGTATTCAAATTTGGGCCCTACAGTTGGTCTAAAGGCAAGTTATTCTCTCAGATCTTTTAGCCACTTTTTATTCTCTGCAGCAGAAAACAACATCAGATTATCTACATTTGTCTTCTGTCAAAATCTGGACtgaatttcatgtgttttttttttttcttcttcttcttcttctttcttgccTTAACATGGTACTGTTGTTGCACTGGGGAATATCtcattctcctttttaaaaaggtcaaactagggcctggtgtgatagcgtagtggttaaagtttttaccttgaatgtgctcggatcccatatgggtgccaattctaatcccggcagccccactccccatccagctccctgcttgtggcctgggaaagcagtcaaggacagcccaaagctttgggaccctgcacccctgtgggagacccgaaatagctcctggctttggattggctcagatccagccgttgcgcccacttggggagtgaacagttggatgtaagatcttcttctctgtctctcctcctctctgtatatccaccttttcaataaaagtaaataattttttttaaaaaaagggccaaactaaatatttttcattgtacAATTAAGAAAGAAGAGGCTGGGCATTTCGCCTAACTGTGACGGGGTTTGCTTCCACAGGGCCCATGTTGTCTCACAGTGCATTAAGCTACCACTCagtaacactggcatctcatgagaGCTGGTTTTATTCTGGCTGCCCCAGTAATGATCTAGCTCTGTGCTGATGtatgtgggaaggcagcagaaaattgtTCAATTGTTGGGTCTTTGCAGTGACAAGGgaggtccagatggagttccgggcCATTGCTTTagcttgtcccagccctggctgttgcgctcactggggagagaaccaacaaatggatttctttttctccctctgtctcctttcaaataagttttatttatttatttttaagtctgcATTCCAAATGAGAGTGTCAAGAGTGGTTTTATTACCTTGGAGCACAATTAAGAAAGAGACTTGCATGATCTTCCATTTTAAGGCTTCATTCTCACACAAACAGCACACCAATTCAAATTACacatcatcacacacacacacacacacacacacacacacacacacactgtgattcACACATTCACCAAGTCTCTTATCATCCCCCTACCCTGAAGGTCCTGTGAACTTCCTAGCCTCAGGTGGAGGGCACGTCCTGACGCCACGCACGTCCTGACGCCACGTCCTGAGGCGGTCATGCCCATTTGCTTTCTGGTCCCTGGAGGGAGTAAGAGAGGCAGTGTCTTTCAGGACCAGGTGGCATTGGAGCACGGTGTGAGAGCACAGCAGACTCCTGCTCAATGAGCCAGTTGAGAGCAATCTGCTTGACTGAGCCCCTTTTTATATTCCCTGGGGCTCATCTCTTCTTTAGCTTCTCTCCTATCCCATCCTTACAAAtttgtgtgtgtaggggggaggTCACCATTATCTTGTTTTACAGCCCCTTACAAACCAGTCCTAGTTCACAAACAAGTCCTGACATGCCTCTTTAAGTTACATACAGTGACATTTCATTAACTAATGATAAACACATTTCACATACAACTTAAACATTATGTCAGTTAATATTCCAGACATTTCAGATTTTGAGGGCATGGCTATatacaaagatatttttaaagtacattttgtTATTATACACATCACAGAGAAGCAGGCCCGAGGAGAGACTGTTAATGACTCAAGTAGGAGGGTTCCAGCAGTGGGAgacagactgaattcctggctcccaatttTGACCCTGGCCCACGGCCGACATTTCTGGataactggagagtgaactagaaaCTGGAATCTTGGTCTCTGCCTCTCGAATGTTTTTTAAAGGAGAGGGATAGATGTTGTGGTGTAGCCAGTAAAACCACCATTTGTAACTTTCACAAGCTTTgggctgcatcctgacagagaTGCGAAAGTCATTCTTGGTCAGTGCTTGGTTATGGACACGCTGTAGCATCTGGAGGCCTGGGGAAGGGcctagacagagagagatttgttttaaacaaatttaaaaatttgtttaaagatAATTCATATTTAGTGATAAACCAACACTGTACCACCATGAGCTTCCcagttatttcatttaatttgaagCAGCTAAATACTGTCTAGTAACTACTCTTGTGAAAACTACTTAACAGGGTATAGGTGCGGACAGCTGGGCAGAGTGACTCcctggggcgggggcaggggaggCCCTGGACAGCCTGGGCACCAATGGCACTAGACAAAGCCCTCAAGCCTGGCGGTGTACTCTAGGAACTTGCGGATGACAACTTACATTTGGTCTGGGGATTGGCACAGGTGGGCTCAAGCAgagacctgagggttcatgtccaggtgagaaaCAACTTCTGAGGATCTTCCATgtacaaggccactgtacttccaTGTACTTGCAGGGCTAGATCATGGAACCCACCAGTCAGAGTCTGGACAGGGAACAGGTAATGTGAGGCTGGTCCATGAGAGAATTAGGTCTGGGGCAGAACTCATGGTGGGGCAGGTGGACTCAGCCATGTGGGATAGCAATCtccattggcatgtgcaagatatGTGGCTGTGAACAGGTCTGcctggagagctaaggggatgctctGGTTAGGTTgggattcccattggtgagcacaagagccagaatggagatAAGCAGGCTGGACTGGATGTGGTTGCAGTCTCCCTGAGCATGGATGGGTACTGGGTCTGGGCAGCGTgagactgggctagattccagcacccactggtactcatgagagccagggggTTGTAGAACGTGCTACGTCTCATCTGCTGAACTGCATGAGGGTTTGTGTCTGagtgtggaccaggtatggctgggctgcaacacccaacagtgaaAACTAGAAGGGGATTGGGTAAGTTGGGCAAGGACACTATTTTGCCAGaacaagaggtagacaaagtcaacctgggctaAGGACCCACCAATGTGTGCCACAGGGagatgacctgatagaggagctttgggaactcctatcaggacacagtccctgcaggtgagcccaagaaccaaggctgggagcaacccAAACCAGACCAAGCTACAGTACTGGCCAGCATGCATGTGGGGCAGGCCTGGAGGgtggaccaggctaggccagcacacaacatccactggcagatgtgagaaccaggacgaggtgcaggaggggccaggttggGCCGCAACCAGTTAGttcacaccaaagccaggacgGGGGCTGTTTGAGCCAGGAGAGGCTGCAGCACCAATTaggagctggcactggaggcaggctggaccaagccaggctagagCACTTTCTGGTCAATGCTGAGGTAaagtgggccatgccagtctggaggTGATAGGTACCCGGGACCATGAGCTCCAGGAGTGGTGGGTCTGATGGGACCTACTGCACCAGGCAGTTGATTGGGACCATCTTCTGACTGTGTCTGGACTTCTCTCTCACCCCTTCCTGCCCCACTAGGGTTCTGTGGTATTcaggaaactcatttttaaagTCAGTTTGTCCACAGAAACCTCTTTGAGGCTTTGAAAACCAATCAAACACATAACACTTCAAATCACATAGCTGCTTTTATTGGACAACTGCACAGCATAAGAGCGGGAAAGGGAGTACCTAAAAATCAAACATCTTGGCCAAGGGTAATGCCAcaaccttccctccctctttcagcTTCTTATGGAATATCACTTCTCATAATGGATACAATGAACTTGAGTGGAATCAAAAACAACAACTCCAAGGGAAACTGGAAGCTGGTGGAACATCAAGAGAGACGGTCCCACTCAATCTGGAGGCCAAAGAGAAGTCACCAGTGTTgggctgcatcctgacagaggtgCGAAAGTCATTCTTGGTCAGTGGTTTGTTCCGGACACGCTGCAGCATCTGGAggcctggggaagggaagcccataGTTAACAAGGACCACTCCACAGCAGGCTAGCACTGCCACAGCGACATTACAGAAAAGTGACCTGCCTCAGCCGTGCTCTTCCCAGCTGACCAGTTGTGTAATTGCTCTGTATGTTCTCCTCCCTGAGTGATTTCTGGACTCATGAATGCCTCTGGCTGCTGGCCCCTTCTTTCCCAAAGGACTCAGGGAACATCTGGGCTTCAGTCACCTAATGAATTCTTCAACAACTTATACAGCAACATACAACTCTGCTAGGAATCTACCATCGGGATCTCAACTCAGGGCTGGTGTTTTGGAATAGCCGTTTAAGAATGGCCTACAACGACTGCATCTTGTGTATGtgcagattcaagtcctggctgccccactttctatTAGCTGCCctccaatgcacctgggaaagcagcagaagatggaccaaaccCTTGGAcgcctgcactcctgtgggagacctggatggagttgcaggctgcTGCTTTCAGATTGCCCCAGTCCTAACCAGGCAGCCATTTCAGAGGCTGAACGAACAGACAGAAGATCGCTGTCTCCTTGTGCCTCTCAAAttccacttttcaaaaaaaatcaaccttaaaAGAAATGCCACCCGAGACACtaggattcaagtcctggctgtgtcAGTTCTGCCGTAATGCTGTCAATGTGCCtgagcttggacccctgccacccataagggagacccagatgaagctcctggtttcttgcTTCACTGTGGCCAGgcctcagctgttgtagccatttcagaggtaaaccagctgatggagatcttctgttgctctctctgGATCTCTGCTTTTGAGATAAAATCTACCAGGGCCAGCAATGTGGAATATCAGGTTAGGCTTATGCCTGGTACTCAGGGATCcccaatgggtgccagttcaagtcctgctcctccacttctcactcaactccctgctaatggcctgagaaagcaacagaggagggcccaagtttgggggcttctgcacccacatggcaaatccaggcaaagctcctggctttggactagcttgGCTCGGGCTATTGCAgccgtttggtgagtgaaccaacaggtgaaggattctttctctctcctctctctggaactctgccattcaaataaattttttaaaaatacatcttatgaGCTTGCTACAATGATTCAAGGACAAAATCCtctcctcacattgcatgtgccaaaatcccatttgggtaccagttcatgtccagctgctccactctgatccagctccctgtctagcTTGGGAAAGCCacaagcctgggaccctgcacccacagcggagacctgaaagaggctcctggcttcagataggctcaactttAGCCATTTTGGTcacccagggagtgaaccatcagatagaagacctttctccctTATCTCttcttatctgtaaatctgatctgcctttccaataaaataaataaacctttaaaataaagaaatacatcttaccccaaaataaatgtttttttttttttttttcaaaaatacctCAACTACAATTTCATTTGCACTTACCTTGTGCTTGTTGGGAGGAGTCTATATGCCTCAAGCTCCAGAACATGTCCATCAGCCACTGGCGTGCATGACGGGGTCCAACGATGCTGACCCGAGTCTGTCCCTGGGCTGTGAACCAACTCTCCACCTGGATGAGGCTCTGGCTGTGTACCTCAATGCTGCGAAGGTACATGTCACCGCGACCTGTGAGCAGAATTGGAGAAGAGATGTTAAAACACCAGTACTTGGGAAAACAGAGGTCTAAAGGCTGGAATCTGCGACAAGCAGGGTGGGGGAAAGGAAGTTTGGAAACTGGGTAGAGGGGGAGGTGTGGACAAGGGACACTTACCAAATATTTGCTCCTCTTGCTCCTCTTCAATGTACAATTCCATTGGAGCATTAAAGTTGTCAGGCACCATCCACCACGGCTGGCTGCTGAGGTTGCTCATGCCCACGTCCTGCACTGCTCTCACGTGACAAAGAACAAGGCGAAGAGGAAGCTAGTTGACAGCTAGCTGGCTCGCAATAGTGAAGAAAGGCCCAGGACTGTCCTTTATATAGGCCTCAAACTCCCCACCCTTGACCCACTCTACTGAGACTATACAATCACTGCAGCTCCGCCCAAAACCCAAGAAAGTAGTTGCCAGTTCTCAGCTTGATCTTTTCATCTCAAGTTAATTTGCTTATCAGTGATGCCCTTGCTAATGTCCAGGACAAAACCTTTTTTTCATTCTAcatacttttttcaaaaagagtgatggatttatttgaaagggagagttacaaagGGGAggtggagacaaagatcttccatcctctaacccactccccaaatggccaaaatgtctgggtctgggccagggaccaggaacccgtacttcatctatgtctcccaagcacttgagtcaccctccactgctttcccaggcacattagcagggaactaggtaAGAAGCAGTGCTTCCAGGACCGGAATCTGGCACCCATCTGGTCCCACTTCATTCTAACTTCAAAGGACTTGGAATTCACCTACTTTGCTCTCACCATAGAAGGGGATTAAGAAGGCACTGGAGCAGCAAGGCTCCAGAGTGGGCTCCCTAGATTTGGACAGTTTGCAGCAGCCAGTAAGTGACTACACATGTGGGATTGCTTAGCGCCCAGACAACTCAAAACCATAGGGCTCACAGTGGGGGATGAGGGAAGTCTATTACAGGATTTGACTGATGAATTCCAAGCAATATTTAAGGAAGCTGAGATTCACGGATAAAAATGGGAACATCTGGCATTTGTGCTCGCATCTAGTCAATGGGAAGATTAATGAGGTCTGGATTGCAGAGTGTCATTGACTCTACTGATTTCAAACATAGTTTCAGAATTGCCTTGTTTCCTACTGGTGCATCACAATCCTGCCATGACCTGACTGCTGAAAATACATGGGCTGCTTTGCcactgcctgcagggccagcatgctATTGTggacca from Ochotona princeps isolate mOchPri1 chromosome 1, mOchPri1.hap1, whole genome shotgun sequence encodes:
- the LOC131481282 gene encoding KH homology domain-containing protein 1-like encodes the protein MVRAKAVQDVGMSNLSSQPWWMVPDNFNAPMELYIEEEQEEQIFGRGDMYLRSIEVHSQSLIQVESWFTAQGQTRVSIVGPRHARQWLMDMFWSLRHIDSSQQAQGLQMLQRVRNKPLTKNDFRTSVRMQPNTGDFSLASRLSGTVSLDVPPASSFPWSCCF